From one Triticum aestivum cultivar Chinese Spring chromosome 4B, IWGSC CS RefSeq v2.1, whole genome shotgun sequence genomic stretch:
- the LOC123089629 gene encoding pollen allergen Dac g 3: MASASRMLTVAVLAALFAGAMAVKVKLTVQKGSDKKKLALKIDYTRPNDSLSEVELRQHGSEEWQPLTKKGDVWEVSCSKPLVGPFNFRFLSKNGMKNVFDEVFSTDFKIGKTYEPEY; this comes from the coding sequence ATGGCCTCCGCCTCCAGGATGCTCACGGTGGCGGTGCTGGCGGCGCTGTTCGCCGGCGCGATGGCCGTGAAAGTGAAGTTGACGGTGCAGAAGGGGTCGGACAAAAAGAAGCTGGCGCTGAAGATCGACTACACAAGGCCAAACGACAGCCTGTCAGAGGTGGAGCTCCGGCAGCACGGCTCAGAGGAGTGGCAGCCCTTGACCAAGAAGGGCGACGTGTGGGAGGTCTCGTGCTCCAAGCCGCTGGTTGGCCCCTTCAACTTCCGCTTCTTGTCCAAGAATGGCATGAAGAACGTCTTCGACGAGGTCTTCTCCACCGATTTCAAGATCGGCAAAACCTACGAACCGGAATATTGA